The following coding sequences are from one Selenomonas sputigena ATCC 35185 window:
- the folK gene encoding 2-amino-4-hydroxy-6-hydroxymethyldihydropteridine diphosphokinase, which translates to MNGEEARAVEGASVHPAERGLAHDIAGRAERRYRIYLGLGANLGDRRASLRRALRLLARLEDTQLLRVSSFYETPPWGNEKQPPFLNACAALETRLSPLVFLRRAQRIERALGRVRKEHWGPRTIDIDLLFAEGFESAAPELRLPHPYLHERAFVLLPLAEIAPGLIVRGRKIDEWLADLSETAACRRCGIYRPMKK; encoded by the coding sequence ATGAACGGCGAAGAGGCGAGAGCCGTCGAGGGGGCGAGCGTGCACCCTGCGGAGCGGGGACTGGCGCACGATATCGCAGGGCGTGCAGAGAGAAGATATCGCATCTATCTCGGTCTCGGTGCGAATCTCGGCGACCGCCGCGCTTCCTTGCGGCGAGCCTTGCGACTTTTGGCTCGTCTTGAGGATACGCAGCTCCTGCGCGTATCCTCTTTTTATGAGACGCCGCCGTGGGGAAACGAGAAGCAGCCGCCGTTTCTCAATGCCTGCGCCGCTTTGGAGACGCGCCTTTCGCCACTCGTGTTCCTGCGCCGCGCTCAGCGCATCGAGCGTGCGCTTGGCCGCGTGCGCAAGGAGCATTGGGGACCGCGCACGATCGACATCGACTTGCTCTTCGCTGAAGGATTCGAGAGTGCAGCGCCGGAGCTTCGCCTGCCGCATCCGTATCTTCACGAACGCGCTTTCGTCCTCCTGCCCTTGGCGGAGATTGCACCTGGGCTGATTGTCCGAGGCAGGAAAATCGACGAATGGCTGGCGGATCTTTCGGAAACTGCCGCCTGCCGCAGGTGCGGCATATACCGTCCCATGAAAAAATGA
- the folP gene encoding dihydropteroate synthase, producing the protein MKAKRHYRLPSGKELTVGEGTLVMGILNVTPDSFSDGGKWNTLDKALDHALSMVENGAAIIDVGAESSRPGFVPVSAAEEIERLAPFLEHIAPKIPVPISIDTFKAETARAALRLGADILNDIWGLQYAAEERGAMARVAAEYHAPVVVMHNQTGTTYRTDVIEAMQDFFRESCAIAEEAGVAKERLIFDPGIGFGKTPETNIEVLHRLHELMKLDGEAYPLLLGASRKSFIGYALDLPVEERLEATGAATVLGVAAGASIVRVHDVKEIVRMCRMSDVILEGGKHGQD; encoded by the coding sequence ATGAAGGCGAAGAGGCATTACCGACTGCCGTCGGGCAAGGAGCTGACGGTCGGCGAAGGGACGCTCGTCATGGGCATATTGAACGTGACGCCCGACTCTTTCTCAGACGGCGGCAAGTGGAACACGCTCGATAAGGCGCTCGACCACGCGCTTTCGATGGTCGAGAACGGCGCGGCGATCATCGACGTCGGTGCGGAGTCGTCGCGCCCGGGCTTCGTGCCCGTGTCGGCGGCAGAGGAGATCGAGCGGCTCGCGCCCTTCTTGGAGCATATTGCGCCGAAGATTCCCGTGCCGATTTCCATCGACACGTTCAAGGCGGAGACGGCACGCGCTGCCTTGCGGCTCGGCGCGGACATCCTCAACGATATATGGGGTCTGCAGTACGCGGCGGAAGAGCGCGGCGCGATGGCTCGCGTTGCAGCTGAATACCACGCCCCCGTCGTCGTCATGCACAATCAGACGGGCACGACGTACAGGACGGACGTCATCGAAGCCATGCAGGATTTCTTCCGCGAGAGCTGCGCCATTGCCGAGGAGGCGGGCGTGGCGAAAGAGCGCCTGATCTTCGATCCGGGCATCGGTTTCGGCAAGACGCCCGAGACGAACATCGAGGTGCTGCATCGTCTGCATGAGCTGATGAAGCTCGACGGAGAAGCGTATCCGCTGCTTTTGGGCGCGAGCCGCAAGAGCTTCATCGGCTACGCGCTCGATCTCCCCGTAGAGGAGCGGCTCGAAGCGACGGGCGCGGCGACGGTGCTCGGCGTCGCCGCAGGCGCATCCATCGTGCGCGTGCATGACGTCAAGGAGATCGTGCGCATGTGCCGCATGTCGGACGTCATCTTGGAGGGCGGGAAGCATGGACAGGATTGA
- the folB gene encoding dihydroneopterin aldolase produces the protein MDRIELSGMEFFGYHGCFAEERQTGQNFIVDAVLCLDLAEAGRTDDLCRSVNYAEVFEDVRTIVEGEAKNLIEAVAEEIAAQLLKKYAALTRVEIAVHKPQAPLAGTFRDVCARIERSRA, from the coding sequence ATGGACAGGATTGAGCTTTCGGGCATGGAGTTCTTCGGCTATCACGGCTGCTTTGCCGAAGAGCGGCAAACGGGACAGAACTTCATCGTCGACGCCGTGCTCTGCCTCGACCTTGCCGAAGCGGGGCGCACGGATGACCTCTGCAGGAGCGTCAATTATGCCGAGGTGTTCGAGGACGTGCGCACCATTGTCGAGGGAGAAGCGAAAAATCTCATCGAGGCGGTAGCGGAGGAAATCGCGGCGCAGCTCCTCAAGAAGTATGCGGCGCTCACGCGCGTCGAAATCGCCGTGCATAAGCCCCAGGCGCCGCTTGCGGGCACATTCCGTGACGTCTGCGCGCGCATCGAGAGGAGTCGCGCATGA
- a CDS encoding putative bifunctional diguanylate cyclase/phosphodiesterase — protein sequence MARFSMQEARQLEQNLAHIYDFARFVDAKACELLHFEADGTVRREGRCFTTWGRSRRCRHCTSFCAAKSQSNFEKDEISDDKVYHVLSAPVEIEMPDKSILHCAMELVTNYPRNADARAMCDREVLQLLSRAKDTAHAGVLCFNVEDSCIYANLEAYRAFQVPPGELEALRTFFMTWLKDESWDSPWESAAAWEQEFFLEGERFVYRVSMAKLFDADGHYKGYYYTIRDRQGAMEEQSDTSWSRDKLTGLYDREGFYDAVREELDYGIKGERCIICSNIKDFKLVNELLGEEKGNEILKSLAEFFSDLAMDSGAAARLHGDHFAAYVDRARFTEKDLLDGLEHLGRAFDCNSFKLNIHLGIYKIQETQMPVSVMCDRAHLALSLVRDENGNKVAFYDDALMERTLREKEILGSFEEGLAERQLAVYLQPQVSTEGDLLGAEALVRWNHPEKGFLAPGQFIGILENAGLIHRLDQYVWEEAAAILKRWQGTEKEGLTISVNISVNDMLHLDIFQTMTDIVKRYGIDAKQLKLEITETALMGDIEKYRKLISSLQESGFEVEIDDFGSGYSSLSMLKDIEADILKIDMGFLRQTGNPKRSSVILNAVIAMAKWLGMRVITEGVETKEQVEHLRSLGCDMFQGYFFAKPMPVEEFEAKYFKEASNVFALSEAGR from the coding sequence ATGGCGAGATTCAGTATGCAGGAAGCGCGTCAGCTGGAGCAAAATCTTGCGCATATATATGATTTCGCTCGCTTTGTGGATGCAAAGGCATGTGAGCTGCTTCATTTTGAAGCGGACGGCACGGTGCGGCGCGAGGGGCGCTGCTTCACCACTTGGGGAAGGTCGCGCCGCTGCCGGCACTGCACGAGTTTCTGCGCGGCCAAGTCGCAGTCGAACTTTGAAAAGGATGAGATTTCGGACGACAAGGTATACCATGTCCTTTCCGCACCGGTTGAGATCGAGATGCCGGACAAGAGCATCCTGCATTGTGCGATGGAACTGGTGACAAACTACCCGCGCAATGCGGATGCGCGCGCGATGTGTGACCGCGAGGTGTTGCAGCTTCTCTCGCGTGCGAAAGATACGGCTCATGCGGGCGTCTTGTGCTTCAATGTGGAAGATTCCTGCATTTATGCCAACCTTGAGGCATATCGTGCCTTCCAGGTGCCGCCGGGCGAGCTGGAGGCGCTGCGCACTTTCTTCATGACGTGGCTCAAGGATGAAAGCTGGGATTCTCCGTGGGAAAGCGCGGCGGCGTGGGAGCAGGAATTCTTCCTCGAAGGCGAGCGCTTCGTCTATCGGGTGTCGATGGCGAAACTCTTTGATGCGGACGGGCATTACAAGGGCTATTATTACACGATTCGCGATCGGCAGGGAGCGATGGAGGAGCAAAGCGATACGTCATGGTCGCGCGACAAGCTCACGGGACTGTATGACCGCGAGGGCTTCTACGACGCCGTGCGCGAGGAACTTGACTACGGCATAAAGGGCGAACGCTGCATCATCTGTTCGAACATCAAGGATTTCAAACTGGTCAACGAGCTTCTCGGCGAGGAGAAGGGAAACGAGATTCTAAAGAGCCTGGCGGAATTTTTCTCCGACCTTGCCATGGATTCGGGCGCGGCAGCCCGTCTGCACGGCGACCATTTTGCCGCTTATGTGGACAGGGCGCGCTTCACGGAAAAGGATTTGCTCGACGGCCTGGAACATCTGGGGCGGGCGTTCGACTGCAATTCATTCAAGCTGAACATCCATCTCGGCATCTATAAGATTCAGGAGACGCAGATGCCCGTTTCTGTCATGTGCGATCGGGCGCATCTCGCGCTCTCTCTCGTGCGCGACGAGAATGGCAACAAGGTGGCGTTCTATGACGACGCCCTGATGGAGCGCACGCTGCGCGAAAAGGAAATCCTGGGCAGCTTCGAGGAAGGCTTGGCTGAGCGCCAGCTCGCCGTCTACCTGCAGCCGCAGGTTTCGACGGAGGGCGATCTGCTCGGCGCGGAGGCGCTCGTGCGCTGGAATCATCCCGAGAAGGGCTTCCTCGCGCCCGGTCAGTTCATCGGCATCCTGGAGAATGCGGGACTGATCCATCGCCTTGACCAGTACGTCTGGGAAGAGGCGGCGGCGATTCTGAAACGTTGGCAGGGAACGGAAAAGGAGGGGCTGACGATCTCCGTCAACATTTCCGTGAACGACATGCTTCATCTCGACATTTTCCAGACGATGACGGACATCGTGAAGCGCTATGGCATCGACGCAAAGCAGCTGAAGCTGGAAATCACGGAGACGGCCTTGATGGGAGACATCGAAAAGTACAGAAAGCTCATCAGCAGCCTGCAGGAATCGGGCTTCGAGGTCGAGATCGATGACTTCGGTAGCGGCTACTCCTCGCTTTCCATGCTCAAGGACATCGAGGCGGACATTCTGAAAATCGATATGGGTTTCCTGCGCCAGACGGGCAATCCGAAGCGCAGTTCCGTCATATTGAACGCCGTCATCGCCATGGCAAAGTGGCTCGGCATGCGCGTCATCACGGAAGGTGTGGAAACGAAGGAGCAGGTCGAGCATCTGCGGTCGCTTGGCTGTGATATGTTCCAGGGGTATTTCTTCGCGAAGCCCATGCCGGTCGAGGAGTTCGAGGCAAAGTATTTCAAGGAAGCGTCGAATGTATTTGCGCTTTCTGAAGCCGGACGGTGA